A window of the Trichoderma asperellum chromosome 6, complete sequence genome harbors these coding sequences:
- a CDS encoding uncharacterized protein (TransMembrane:12 (i126-148o160-181i202-222o234-251i263-287o318-340i352-375o395-417i486-506o518-537i581-605o617-639i)), translating into MADSSKTNADVAPYHDTTEGIHHNPDPALEPAHQHHHAHKHHSARVDAAGHDDAVYTRGTNMDPTLVPTQDHTHDTRSIDKAHDGHTPPDYSDHEKVGQTDIVRTGVDSDEAGSQRKWHFGIPYRVFRAFVHLVIFLLFTGWWIASLILHRDDKNWEVPFLLWLAITIRLFFFHVPSRYVASAIKWVWTRTALVVYERIPPRLRTPAGALVTIAAILVGSFVSEESADNTRANRAVSLFGMVVILFAFWITSRSRKHVNWRTVIGGMLGQYVIGLFVLRTGVGYNIFKFIADRAGDLLGFAENGVAFLTTPDVAKLPWFFFGVIPAIIFFISLVQVLYYIGFIQWFIKKVAIFVFWALNASGAEAVVAAATPFIGQGESAMLVRPFVPHMTNAELHQVLTCGFATISGSVLVGYIGLGLNAEALVSSCIMSIPASLAISKLRYPETEETLTAGRVVIPDDDEHKAENALHAFANGAWLGIKIGGTIIASLLCILAAVGLINGLLTWWGHYININDPTLTLQTILSYVFYPVAFLLGVPRDGDILKVAKLIAEKVITNEYNAFNAMATDPYYATLSPRSQLIATYALCGFGNIGSLGIQIGILSQLAPSRGGDVSRLALSALISGVFSTLTSASVAGLVVTTQLSHFVKPQ; encoded by the exons ATGGCCGACTCTTCAAAAACCAACGCCGACGTGGCGCCCTATCACGACACCACCGAGGGCATCCACCACAACCCGGACCCGGCGCTCGAGCCTGCgcaccagcatcaccacGCGCACAAGCACCACTCGGCCCGCGTCGATGCCGCCGGCCACGACGATGCCGTCTACACCAGGGGCACCAACATGGACCCGACCCTCGTGCCTACGCAGGACCACACCCACGACACGCGCAGCATCGACAAGGCGCATGACGGCCACACGCCGCCAGACTACAGCGACCACGAAAAGGTCGGCCAGACAGACATTGTGCGCACGGGCGTCGACTCGGATGAGGCCGGTTCGCAGCGCAAATGGCACTTTGGCATCCCCTACCGTGTCTTCCGCGCCTTTGTCCACCtggtcatcttcctcctcttcacggGTTGGTGGATTGCCTCGCTGATCCTGCACCGCGATGACAAGAACTGGGAGGTTCCCTTTTTGCTGTGGCTGGCCATCACCatccgcctcttcttcttccatgtGCCCTCGCGCTATGTGGCCAGTGCCATCAAGTGGGTTTGGACTCGCACGGCCCTGGTCGTCTACGAGCGCATCCCCCCCAGGCTGCGCACTCCCGCCGGTGCTCTTGTCACCATTGCCGCCATCCTGGTTGGTTCCTTTGTCTCCGAGGAGAGCGCCGACAACACTCGTGCGAACCGTGCCGTCAGCTTGTTCGGCATGGTTGTCATCCTCTTTGCCTTCTGGATCACCAGCAGGAGCCGCAAGCACGTCAACTGGCGCACCGTCATCGGTGGCATGCTCGGCCAGTACGTCATTGGTCTCTTCGTGCTGCGGACTGGTGTCGGATACAACATCTTCAAGTTCATTGCTGACCGCGCCGGCGACTTGCTTGGCTTCGCTGAGAACGGTGTGGCTTTCTTGACCACCCCTGATGTCGCCAAGCTCCCCTGGTTCTTCTTTGGCGTTATCcccgccatcatcttcttcatttcaCTCGTCCAGGTCTTGTACTACATTGGATTCATCCAGTGGTTCATCAAGAAGGTggccatcttcgtcttctgggCCCTCAACGCCTCTGGTGCCGAGGccgtcgtcgctgctgcCACTCCCTTCATTGGCCAGGGAGAATCCGCCATGCTGGTCCGTCCCTTTGTCCCCCACATGACCAACGCCGAGCTTCACCAAGTCTTGACTTGCGGTTTTGCTACCATTTCTGGTTCCGTGCTTGTCGGCTACATTGGTCTTGGTCTCAACGCTGAGGCTCTTGTTTCCTCCTGCATCATGTCTATTCCTGCATCCCttgccatctccaagctGCGCTACCCCGAGACTGAGGAGACTCTCACCGCCGGTCGCGTCGTCATTCccgacgatgacgagcaCAAGGCTGAAAATGCCCTGCACGCTTTTGCCAACGGTGCTTGGCTTGGTATCAAGATTGGTGGTACCATTATCGCCTCGCTTCTCTGCATTCTCGCCGCTGTTGGTCTGATCAACGGTCTTCTCACCTGGTGGGGTCACtacatcaacatcaacgaCCCCACCCTTACTCTCCAGACTATCCTGTCTTATGTCTTTTATCCGGTTGCTTTCTTGCTTGGTGTTCCTCGAGATGGCGATATTCTCAAGGTTGCCAAGCTCATTGCCGAGAAGGTCATCACC AATGAGTACAATGCCTTCAACGCCATGGCCACCGATCCTTACTACGCCACCCTGTCTCCCCGCTCTCAGCTCATTGCTACCTACGCCCTGTGCGGATTCGGCAACATCGGCTCCCTGGGTATCCAGATTGGTATCCTCAGCCAGCTGGCGCCATCTCGCGGTGGCGATGTCTCCCGACTTGCCCTGTCTGCTTTGATCTCTGGCGTTTTCTCGACCTTGACCTCTGCCTCTGTTGCCGGTCTGGTCGTTACCACCCAGCTCTCCCACTTTGTTAAGCCTCAGTAA
- a CDS encoding uncharacterized protein (EggNog:ENOG41), translating to MASISFRKFIRWVPEEASEPTSTLVLTSPEKRFVDIRVLLPDGKDSLANNEEILPLARLDWAMAGFSSSTILSAGHSLSQWRHWIDSRAVDAPPDEGHMYAQPDGLSTLEKGQMMNPATGKDTDYEEMWFDPPPKKTGGDRAVCAVLMMEDEKAGKKGIFVRLGEWAQVFVRDGPGEGDLVAERWGWRDDDGKGWRRIVRLGDGERKLPCEEVLLDEKLKSEYRVGNEVWKVVEDVEV from the exons ATGGCCAGCATCTCTTTTCGCAAGTTCATTCGCTGGGTGCCAGAAGAAGCGAGCGAGCCAACTTCTACGCTGGTACTGACATCTCCCGAGAAGAGATTTGTGGACATAAGAGTGCTGCTACCCGATGGAAAAGACTCTTTGGCCAACAATGAAG AAATATTGCCCTTGGCTCGCCTTGACTGGGCCATGGCCGgattctcctcctccaccatccTCTCCGCCGGCCATTCTCTTTCTCAATGGAGACACTGGATCGATTCTCGCGCCGTGGATGCGCCTCCTGACGAAGGCCACATGTACGCCCAGCCAGACGGACTGAGCACTCTCGAAAAGGGCCAGATGATGAACCCCGCCACCGGAAAGGACACGGACTACGAAGAGATGTGGTTTGATCCGCCTCCCAAGAAGACGGGCGGGGATAGAGCCGTGTGCGCGGTGCTCATGATGGAGGATGAGAAGGCGGGGAAGAAGGGTATTTTTGTGAGGCTTGGGGAGTGGGCACAGGTGTTTGTGAGGGATGGGCCTGGCGAGGGGGATCTTGTGGCGGAGAGATGGGGGTGgagggatgatgatgggaaGGGGTGGAGGAGGATTGTGAGGCTGGGAGATGGCGAGAGGAAGCTGCCGTGTGAGGAGGTGTTGTTGGatgagaagctgaagagtgAATATCGGGTTGGGAATGAGGTTTGGAAAGTGGTTGAGGATGTAGAGGTGTGA
- a CDS encoding uncharacterized protein (EggNog:ENOG41): MAAQVYSQDQLTRYLEHISYPRSQHPRDELQFLKELQAHHLARVPFESISLHYSPHRTLSVDPDDLFQKVVENSRGGYCVEMNTLFGDMMRALGFNVLSIGARVKPGPVYLGMTHGANIVTINQQRYLVDVAFGSHGAFTPVPLIDGYEFDNILPRRGKLEFRPIAQSTSPSTQSLWVYSTQDVPSTDWTERYCFTETELFRADYEVMNFYCSTVRTAIFVNNVFALRGILNDKGDGLKGVMTLLQNEVRKRVEDVPGLEVVETLASEEDRVTALEKWFEIPLSKSEARAIRGLPTELVPPRSL, translated from the exons ATGGCAGCACAAGTATATTCACAAGATCAGCTCACCCGCTATCTCGAGCACATCTCCTATCCGCGCTCTCAGCACCCGAGAGACGAGCTCCAATTCCTCAAAGAGCTTCAAGCCCATCATCTTGCTCGTGTGCCCTTTGAATCCATCAGCCTTCACTACTCGCCACACCGCACGTTGTCCGTTGATCCAGATGACCTCTTCCAAAAGGTCGTGGAGAACAGCAGAGGCGGCTACTGCGTTGAGATGAACACCCTTTTTGGCGACATGATGAGAGCCTTGGGGTTCAATGTCCTCAGCATCGGAGCCAGAGTGAAGCCTGGCCCAGTATATCTCGGCAT GACCCACGGCGCCAACATCGTCACCATCAACCAGCAGCGCTACCTCGTTGACGTCGCTTTTGGCAGCCACGGCGCCTTCACACCCGTCCCGCTGATCGACGGCTACGAGTTCGACAACATCCTCCCTCGCCGAGGCAAACTCGAGTTCCGCCCCATCGCCCAGTCCACGTCGCCTTCTACTCAATCTCTATGGGTATATTCGACACAGGATGTTCCCTCCACAGATTGGACCGAGCGTTACTGTTTTACAGAAACGGAACTCTTCCGCGCAGACTACGAGGTCATGAACTTTTACTGCAGCACAGTCCGCACAGCCATTTTTGTCAATAACGTCTTTGCTCTGAGGGGAATCCTGAACGACAAAGGCGATGGGCTGAAGGGTGTAATGACTTTGTTGCAGAACGAAGTGAGGAAGAGAGTGGAGGACGTACCGGGCTTGGAAGTGGTGGAAACTTTGGCGAGTGAAGAGGATCGAGTGACGGCACTGGAGAAGTGGTTTGAGATACCATTGTCGAAGAGCGAAGCGAGAGCGATTCGGGGCCTGCCGACCGAGCTTGTGCCACCCAGGTCGCTATAA
- a CDS encoding uncharacterized protein (EggNog:ENOG41): protein MGFCKNHFETSWGDTASMETPTPKQPAVKAVSPRSKIPVKIPLKVQQVQHTTNYNQITTYFKIPEKLPRTPTLKGLDVTRLPDDLKLIGPENWATWSSIMMAIADVSGFDKAALEEIPQAVHVSCWHNSQKTLEEIREGKMLGLLIKFNISAHMNDLVSLTTDGYEVWKVLKLYCARFVETDPTRILKRNGGCIKIS, encoded by the exons ATGGGATTCTGTAAAAATCATTTCGAGACTTCTTGGGGAGATACAGCTTCAATGGAAACTCCAACGCCTAAACAACCAGCAGTCAAAGCCGTCTCTCCTAG GTCCAAAATCCCCGTCAAAATCCCTCTCAAAGTGCAACAAGTTCAACATACCACAAACTACAATCAAATCACAACCTACTTCAAGATCCCCGAAAAGCTGCCCCGCACGCCCACGCTCAAGGGCCTCGATGTCACACGCCTGCCCGACGACCTCAAGCTGATCGGGCCCGAGAACTGGGCCACTTGGTCCAGCATCATGATGGCCATCGCCGACGTCTCGGGCTTCGATAAGGCGGCACTGGAGGAGATACCGCAGGCGGTACATGTGAGCTGCTGGCATAACAGCCAAAAGACGCTGGAGGAGATTCGCGAGGGCAAGATGCTGGGGTTGTTGATCAAGTTCAACATCTCGGCGCATATGAACGACTTGGTGAGCTTGACGACGGATGGCTACGAGGTGTGGAAGGTATTGAAGTTGTATTGCGCGAGGTTTGTGGAAACGGATCCAACGAGGATCCTGAAGAGGAATGGAGGCTGTATTAAGATTTCATGA
- a CDS encoding uncharacterized protein (EggNog:ENOG41): MPSSTVSYTAQNGTREPGLMHRSLVERPHQVVSGSGIYLTLADGSRIIDACGGAAVAVIGHGNKEVQEAVIQQYSDVAYVHTMTYTTSSAEELANELTELSKPFGLTKAFFVCSGSEAMDATMKLARQYHFENGQLQRKKFVSRRQAYHGGTIGAMSVSSNLPRKIPYEGALLLDNVSYVSPAYAYHGQLDAETEDQYASRLVQELDDEFQRQGPETVIAFVAETVGGATAACITPPRGYFAGVRKVCDKYGILLILDEVMCGSGRMGTYFAFEPEGDVRPDLLTLGKGLGGGYAPIAGILISQKVVDVLTKGTASFVHGQTYQAHPTSCAAALAVQRVLKRDNLVAKCLTKGAFLEQRLRSALGDAKFVGEIRGRGFFWGIEYVQDKASKQPFKPEVKFGKRVHAAAHDRGLAIYPGAGTIDGINGDHSILAPPLTATEEELEEMVRLLKEAYDAVEEELGSTTV; this comes from the coding sequence ATGCCTTCTTCAACCGTCTCTTATACCGCGCAAAATGGAACTCGAGAGCCTGGTCTTATGCACCGCTCTCTCGTTGAACGCCCTCATCAAGTTGTCTCCGGCTCGGGAATCTATCTTACTCTCGCCGATGGCTCTCGCATTATCGATGCATGTGGCGGCGCCGCCGTGGCAGTCATTGGTCATGGCAACAAAGAAGTCCAAGAGGCCGTTATACAGCAGTACTCTGACGTCGCATACGTGCACACCATGACTTATACAACTTCGAGTGCTGAAGAGTTGGCCAACGAGCTCACAGAGTTGAGTAAACCATTTGGTTTGACCAAGGCCTTCTTTGTCTGCTCCGGCAGTGAGGCTATGGATGCGACTATGAAGCTTGCGCGGCAGTATCATTTTGAGAATGGCCAgctgcagaggaagaagtttGTTTCCAGGAGACAGGCCTACCACGGTGGCACAATTGGGGCCATGAGCGTGAGCAGCAATCTTCCTAGGAAAATACCATATGAGGGCGCCTTGTTGCTTGACAACGTTAGCTATGTTAGCCCGGCATATGCATATCATGGCCAGTTGGACGCTGAAACCGAGGATCAATACGCCTCCAGGCTGGTACAGGAGCTAGACGACGAATTCCAGCGACAGGGCCCCGAAACAGTCATTGCTTTCGTGGCAGAGACTGTGGGAGGAGCCACGGCGGCCTGCATCACGCCCCCAAGGGGATATTTCGCAGGCGTGAGAAAGGTATGCGATAAGTATGGCATCCTGCTCATCTTGGACGAAGTCATGTGTGGCAGCGGCCGGATGGGAACGTACTTTGCCTTTGAGCCAGAGGGGGATGTGCGACCCGATCTGCTCACGCTGGGAAAAGGCCTCGGAGGAGGATATGCGCCAATTGCGGGAATCCTCATCAGCCAGAAAGTTGTCGACGTGTTGACAAAGGGAACAGCGAGCTTTGTTCACGGCCAGACGTATCAGGCTCACCCAACGAGCTGCGCGGCCGCCCTGGCTGTCCAGCGAGTCTTGAAGCGCGACAACTTGGTAGCAAAGTGTCTCACCAAAGGAGCTTTCCTGGAACAGCGACTACGGTCTGCTCTCGGAGACGCAAAATTCGTGGGCGAGATCCGCGGAAGAGGCTTTTTCTGGGGCATCGAATACGTGCAAGACAAAGCCTCAAAACAGCCGTTTAAGCCAGAAGTGAAGTTTGGCAAGAGGGTTCATGCTGCGGCGCATGATCGCGGCTTGGCCATCTATCCAGGGGCAGGGACTATAGATGGCATTAACGGCGATCATTCGATTCTGGCGCCGCCCCTGACTGCAACGGAGGAGGAACTTGAGGAGATGGTGAGGTTGCTAAAGGAGGCATACGATGCGGTGGAAGAGGAGTTGGGCTCTACGACTGTATAA
- a CDS encoding uncharacterized protein (EggNog:ENOG41~CAZy:AA7), translating to MKILVQNNATFNVKSGGFSRFAGASSINGGVLIDLSRMNSIKTVMDGSSTMVGPAARYYDIYRIWDDTEYVGFAPKNSDLTVAGYVLGCGFSFIPHNAGFACDDVFNFEVVSAKGEILRVNRREHKELFSAIRGGGGSSFGIITRFHIARFSCKKAWWQHLLFPASMNEDLMKVYAHMAKKVLGYDLTSHSFLMSTYSEFHGDYVTEVHLVTEGIDTEHHHHMPALAKPFQLLPGALRNITEANGEANFTTTFSEPAGFRRSAWSTSVGVDRPKFLAEILSNWQALDKKLKNLPNQKGFRSELEFQPVSERLLWNTQRSRHNALRLPASMGPMIFVLLSVQWADSAFDDIMDAECKRFIDQIDETAKIIDQYCGFIHMNYAHPSQDFWGRLSPKSYDRLMATAKKYDPDRALNRLWRGYFKFDEIEG from the coding sequence ATGAAAATCCTCGTCCAAAACAATGCCACGTTCAACGTCAAGAGTGGCGGCTTCTCGCGTTTTGCCGGCGCCTCCAGCATCAACGGCGGCGTTCTCATCGATCTCAGCCGCATGAACTCGATTAAAACCGTTATGGACGGATCTTCCACAATGGTGGGTCCTGCTGCGCGATACTATGACATTTACCGAATCTGGGACGACACCGAATACGTAGGCTTTGCCCCCAAGAATAGCGATCTGACCGTTGCTGGGTACGTGCTTGGCTgtggcttttctttcatccCGCACAATGCTGGGTTTGCCTGTGACGACGTGTTCAACTTCGAAGTCGTCTCGGCAAAAGGAGAAATCCTTAGAGTCAATAGGAGGGAACACAAAgagctcttctctgccattcgtggcggcggtggttcCAGCTTCGGCATTATCACCCGCTTCCATATTGCCCGATTCTCTTGCAAGAAAGCCTGGTGGCAGCATCTCCTGTTTCCTGCTTCCATGAACGAGGACTTGATGAAAGTTTATGCCCACATGGCAAAGAAGGTTCTTGGTTACGATCTGACTTCCCATTCTTTCCTGATGAGCACCTATTCGGAATTCCATGGAGACTATGTGACTGAGGTCCATTTAGTAACTGAAGGGATAGACACcgagcatcaccatcatATGCCGGCATTGGCAAAGCCTTTCCAATTGCTTCCAGGAGCTCTCAGAAATATCACCGAGGCAAATGGAGAAGCTAATTTCACAACCACCTTTAGTGAACCTGCTGGCTTCCGCCGCTCGGCCTGGTCGACCTCGGTTGGCGTCGATAGGCCCAAATTCCTGGCGGAAATTCTCTCCAACTGGCAAGCACTGGATAAAAAGCTCAAGAACTTGCCAAACCAGAAAGGCTTTAGGTCAGAACTAGAATTCCAGCCCGTGTCAGAACGTTTGCTCTGGAACACGCAGCGAAGCCGCCATAATGCCTTGAGGTTACCCGCTTCAATGGGCCCGATGATATTCGTCCTATTGTCTGTGCAATGGGCCGACTCGGCATTTGATGATATCATGGACGCTGAGTGCAAGCGGTTTATCGATCAAATTGATGAGACGGCAAAGATAATTGACCAGTACTGCGGTTTCATACACATGAACTACGCCCATCCCAGCCAAGATTTCTGGGGACGTTTGAGCCCAAAGTCTTATGATAGGCTGATGGCCACGGCGAAGAAGTATGACCCGGATCGCGCACTGAATAGGCTGTGGAGaggctattttaaatttgaCGAGATTGAGGGATAG
- a CDS encoding uncharacterized protein (EggNog:ENOG41), whose protein sequence is MFGQEFNRYPVARVPWDRCDSDEVRREGLFYSQLAMFLMETPRYAERITRENMEGIARCWEPGIPVVKQMIIDPSANARQGGVILRNYCDYERSSTGDGTGAHFARVISTKLSIFSKYKERL, encoded by the coding sequence ATGTTCGGTCAGGAATTCAACCGGTATCCCGTGGCGAGAGTCCCCTGGGACCGATGCGACTCCGACGAGGTCCGGCGCGAGGGCCTGTTCTACTCGCAGTTGGCAATGTTCCTCATGGAAACCCCTAGATACGCCGAGCGTATCACCAGGGAAAACATGGAAGGAATTGCTCGGTGCTGGGAGCCGGGCATACCCGTAGTCAAACAGATGATCATTGACCCCAGTGCGAACGCGCGGCAGGGCGGCGTAATATTACGCAATTACTGCGATTACGAGCGGTCGTCGACAGGGGACGGAACGGGGGCTCACTTTGCCAGAGTTATTTCGACAAAATTATCCATCTTTAGCAAATACAAAGAGAGGCTATAG
- a CDS encoding uncharacterized protein (EggNog:ENOG41), which produces MATMDAPPPIIIGLEGLIQHSLPRITRFRSAAAAMTNFGRLSPFLKRLQVSILLLGSIYRKFSQYDMIAGSDLCLGICHDSLVQTQGMIEAVLQAPEGDNVYNLGAEVLIERLPDEISSFISSVELLRSTYQESQSEYILGSMKELTNLRRDYSEHLQECTHNRKKGSRLAVMTGSSEDERTSRSDNGTQLTEPEASLSGKSSRQRLVEEKSSLAANTATIKQKLGHTATLGARRKA; this is translated from the exons ATGGCTACCATGGACGCTCCACCGCCCATTATTATTGGCCTCGAGGGCCTCATCCAGCACTCTCTCCCTCGTATCACCAGATTTCGCAGCGCCGCAGCTGCCATGACGAACTTTGGGCGACTGTCGCCATTCTTGAAGCGGCTCCAAGTCAGCATTCTGCTTCTAGGCTCAATCTATCGTAAATTCTCGCAGTACGACATGATCGCAGGATCCGATCTGTGTCTTGGAATCTGTCATGACAGTCTTGTCCAAACGCAAGGCATGATTGAAGCTGTGCTGCAAGCGCCAGAAGGCGACAATGTATACAATTTAGGCGCAGAGGTGCTGATTGAGAGACTACCCGATGAGATTAGCTCATTCATTTCCTCTGTTGAGCTCTTGAGAAGCACATACCAAGA ATCACAATCCGAATACATTCTCGGATCAATGAAGGAGCTCACCAATCTACGAAGAGACTACTCCGAGCACCTGCAAGAATGTACGCACAACCGAAAAAAGGGATCACGTCTTGCTGTAATGACCGGATCGAGTGAAGATGAGCGGACATCGCGCTCGGATAATGGAACACAACTTACCGAACCAGAAGCATCGTTGTCTGGCAAGTCGTCCAGACAAAGACTCGTCGAGGAAAAATCATCACTTGCAGCTAATACTGCTACTATAAAACAAAAGCTCGGGCACACCGCTACCCTAGGAGCAAGACGAAAAGCTTAG
- a CDS encoding uncharacterized protein (EggNog:ENOG41): MVADLPLSTIPPSKPHTHTIIFLHENKNFARSAVDRMHEATDRDWQSIIQNYASTRWVFPQAPTGEPLIPSLQSISTGIQYAMHRGEPNWWNQGAEDPDAARREAAILLDLRERIKELEKVIRNEVSMLGGRWDRVILAGIGHGAGMAMATIISLGIPSEDGTVSNAGGGKPQPLGAFVGISCEMPLQETPSAARRIFFPDSVLPENNDVWKKTPVLLQYFLNGGQQYLDKGKALRDMLVANGVEDVCWKEYEDGGMFMNSPRGVEDVKDFFRDKMGLRPNY; this comes from the coding sequence ATGGTCGCAGACCTTCCTCTCTCCACCATCCCCCCATCAAAGCCTCATACTCATACCATCATATTCCTGCACGAGAACAAAAACTTTGCCCGAAGCGCTGTCGATCGGATGCACGAGGCCACCGATCGTGACTGGCAGTCCATTATCCAAAACTACGCATCGACGAGGTGGGTGTTTCCTCAAGCACCCACCGGCGAACCTCTGATACCGTCATTGCAGTCCATCTCCACGGGCATCCAGTATGCTATGCACAGGGGCGAGCCGAATTGGTGGAATCAGGGCGCAGAAGACCCCGACGCTGCCAGAAGGGAGGCTGCTATCCTGCTTGACCTGCGAGAGAGGATCAAAGAGCTGGAAAAAGTGATTAGAAACGAGGTGAGCATGCTGGGAGGCCGCTGGGACAGGGTCATACTGGCCGGCATAGGCCACGGCGCTggcatggccatggcgacAATAATCAGCCTGGGCATTCCTAGCGAGGATGGCACCGTATCAAATGCAGGTGGCGGGAAGCCCCAGCCGTTGGGCGCTTTCGTTGGGATATCGTGTGAGATGCCACTGCAAGAGACGCCCTCTGCCGCACGCCGGATCTTCTTCCCGGACAGCGTCCTGCCAGAAAACAATGACGTCTGGAAGAAGACAccggtgctgctgcagtaCTTTTTGAACGGTGGACAGCAATACCTGGACAAGGGCAAGGCGCTTCGAGATATGCTCGTGGCTAATGGCGTCGAGGACGTTTGCTGGAAGGAGTACGAGGACGGGGGGATGTTTATGAACTCGCCGCGAGGCGTGGAGGACGTGAAGGATTTTTTTCGGGACAAGATGGGGTTGAGGCCCAACTACTGA